One stretch of Ananas comosus cultivar F153 linkage group 6, ASM154086v1, whole genome shotgun sequence DNA includes these proteins:
- the LOC109711481 gene encoding protein NRT1/ PTR FAMILY 5.8, translating to MALEKRTTGLSKSCILIIVVASVERFAYKGVASNLVTYLTDVVKMSMSSAAKCVSTWSGVTSMLPLITAILADSYWDRYSTIMASALLYVVGLVSLTSWALLHAWMPCTSLFLPLYLISIGQGGYNPSLQAFGADQLEIEDDSHCSQGDDKSKVKSLFFQWWYFGICSGSLLGNSLMPYIQDSFSWALGFAIPSGMMSLSVASFLCGTRFYVHKQAKIHNRPQESIIQVIKTFAAKILNRKFRLPSRDDDDDVLELELQEKPLKDDFNGPEGLDRDLAKLDEPPRITKTILRLFPIWMMLLMFAVIFQQPITFFTKQGMMMNHRIGSSFVVPPAMLQSAITISIILIMPLYDKLIIPFGRLLTRDEKGISVLQRIGIGMFLSTIAMVIAALVELKRAGVVRKEGPLESEKQMSIFWLLPQYIVLGISDVFTVVGMQEFFYTEVPSTMRTLGIALYLSVFGVGSFLSSFLISFVEMINGKFGKNNSWFSDDPREARLYNYYWFLALLSSISFLIFAKLSRHYNTLNSSAK from the exons atggctCTGGAGAAGAGAACAACAGGGCTAAGCAAGTCATGTATCCTTATTATAG TGGTGGCTAGCGTAGAACGATTCGCGTACAAGGGTGTGGCTTCGAACTTGGTGACATACCTCACAGATGTAGTGAAGATGAGCATGTCATCGGCCGCGAAGTGTGTTAGCACTTGGAGTGGAGTCACTTCGATGCTTCCGTTAATAACCGCTATTCTTGCTGACTCTTATTGGGATCGCTATTCGACAATTATGGCTTCTGCCTTGCTTtatgttgta GGACTTGTGAGCTTAACCTCATGGGCATTGCTGCATGCATGGATGCCATGCACTTCACTTTTTCTCCCCCTCTATTTAATCTCCATAGGGCAAGGTGGATACAACCCCTCTTTACAAGCCTTCGGGGCCGATCAATTGGAGATCGAAGACGACTCTCATTGTAGCCAAGGCGATGATAAAAGCAAGGTGAAGAGCTTATTTTTCCAATGGTGGTACTTTGGCATATGCAGTGGTAGCCTTTTGGGCAATTCCTTAATGCCTTATATCCAAGATTCGTTCAGTTGGGCGCTAGGGTTTGCCATTCCTAGTGGTATGATGAGTTTATCCGTGGCATCTTTCTTATGCGGTACCCGTTTCTATGTGCACAAGCAAGCCAAGATCCATAATAGGCCTCAAGAGAGCATCATACAAGTTATTAAGACATTTGCAGCAAAGATCCTGAATCGAAAGTTCCGACTACCTTCTCgagatgatgatgacgacgtTCTGGAACTCGA GTTACAAGAGAAGCCCCTTAAAGATGACTTCAATGGTCCAGAGGGATTGGATAGAGACTTGGCAAAATTGGATGAACCACCTCGCATAACAAAAACTATATTGAGACTTTTCCCGATTTGGATGATGCTCCTAATGTTCGCGGTCATTTTTCAGCAACCAATCACTTTCTTCACGAAACAAGGCATGATGATGAATCATAGAATCGGAAGCAGTTTCGTGGTCCCTCCCGCAATGCTTCAGAGTGCGATCACTATCTCGATAATACTTAttatgcctctttatgacaagCTCATCATCCCTTTCGGGCGTCTTCTCACTCGAGACGAGAAGGGAATTAGTGTACTGCAAAGGATCGGTATCGGTATGTTCCTTTCGACCATAGCCATGGTTATTGCCGCTCTTGTTGAATTGAAAAGGGCTGGCGTTGTAAGGAAAGAAGGTCCCTTAGAATCAGAGAAACAAATGAGCATATTTTGGTTGCTACCTCAGTACATTGTCTTGGGTATTTCCGATGTGTTTACGGTAGTTGGAATGCAAGAGTTTTTCTACACCGAAGTGCCGAGTACCATGAGAACTCTCGGCATCGCGCTCTACCTCAGTGTTTTTGGTGTGGGCAGCTTCCTGAGTTCATTCTTGATATCATTTGTTGAGATGATTAATGGTAAATTCGGCAAAAACAACAGCTGGTTTTCTGATGATCCGAGAGAAGCTCGACTATATAACTACTATTGGTTCTTGGCGCTGTTAAGCTCGATAAGCTTTCTCATTTTCGCAAAGTTATCCAGACACTATAATACCTTGAATTCTTCCGCGAAATGA
- the LOC109711924 gene encoding uncharacterized protein LOC109711924 — MASLVVRGLRCSSRSTNSLLVADLRLRYSTEHKEDSRVGEVAHKARSTAEEFLRQAKEKKDEMSESAKEAWEDTKEAVAGETTEEKEEYKHKVEKGDYHNIGRRD, encoded by the exons ATGGCGAGCCTCGTTGTTCGTGGGCTTCGCTGCTCGTCCAGATCGACGAACTCACTACTCGTGGCAGATCTTAGGCTAAGG TACTCGACTGAGCACAAGGAGGACAGTCGTGTGGGAGAAGTTGCGCATAAAGCGCGGTCGACCGCGGAGGAGTTCCTCCGGCAggcgaaggagaagaaggacgaGATGAGCGAGAGCGCGAAGGAGGCGTGGGAGGACACGAAGGAGGCCGTCGCCGGCGAGACGACGGAGGAAAAGGAGGAGTACAAGCACAAGGTGGAGAAAGGCGATTACCACAACATAGGTCGACGCGACTAA
- the LOC109711489 gene encoding plant UBX domain-containing protein 4-like yields the protein MSSKDKKVAKPSGSRPTIRTLADLNRRPPSSDDSDSDGPQEYYTGGEKSGMLVQDPSKGNNDVDAIFEQARQMGAMQGPFEQQQPSSSSRSFAGTGRLLSGETVPTASQQPENMVHNIYFWRNGFTVNDGPLRRFDDPENASFLESIRRSECPKELEPADRRSMVHVNLIRRDEDCPEPVKRQVAFQGVGRTLGGGSSSDPPVSEPPPAAAAPTTAPPSGGLSVDESLPSTTIQLRLADGTRMVARFNTHHTVGDIRAFIDASRPGAARTYRLQTVDFPPKQLTDVTATIEQAGLANSVIIQKS from the exons ATGAGTTCGAAGGATAAGAAGGTGGCGAAACCCTCGGGGAGTCGCCCCACCATTCGCACCCTCGCCGATCTCAACCGCCGGCCCCCTTCCTCCGACGATAGCGACTCCGATGGCCCCCAGGAGTACTACACCGGAGGCGAGAAAAG TGGAATGCTTGTCCAAGATCCCTCTAAAGGAAATAATGATGTTGACGCTATTTTCGAGCAAGCTAGACAGATGGGAGCCATGCAGGGACCTTTTGAACAACAACAACCATCCTCAAGCTCAAGAAGTTTCGCTGGGACTGGTAGGTTGCTTTCAGGTGAGACAGTTCCAACTGCATCCCAACAGCCTGAGAACATGGTCCACAACATATATTTCTGGAGAAATGGATTCACTGTAAATGACGGTCCATTGAGGAGGTTTGATGATCCCGAAAATGCATCCTTCTTGGAG AGCATCCGTAGATCTGAGTGCCCCAAGGAGCTGGAACCAGCTGATAGGAGGTCGATGGTTCATGTTAACCTCATAAGGAGGGATGAAGATTGCCCG GAACCGGTAAAGCGTCAGGTAGCATTCCAGGGCGTGGGGAGAACCCTAGGTGGTGGATCTTCATCTGATCCTCCTGTCTCGGAACCTCCGCCTGCTGCTGCAGCCCCCACTACTGCTCCCCCATCAGGCGGCCTTTCGGTCGATGAATCCTTGCCTTCTACCACAATTCAGCTGAGGCTGGCAGACGGCACCCGCATGGTCGCTCGCTTCAACACTCACCACACGGTGGGCGACATCCGCGCTTTCATTGATGCTTCGAGGCCCGGAGCGGCAAGAACGTACCGCCTGCAGACCGTTGATTTCCCACCGAAGCAGCTGACCGACGTGACGGCGACCATCGAACAAGCCGGTCTCGCCAATTCTGTCATAATTCAGAAGTCATAG
- the LOC109711488 gene encoding spastin isoform X1 yields the protein MITKLARISRLARAILPWRFAAAATPHLSPPPYPVPSQRPLPPPRTLFDHQPRPRTIPRTDSYSTTKSSFSRFSFLPAVFLMGAVGFGSVQLAYADADEEGYTPHSAPPPVSGEDLVTQERKKIEDLLRSRGMQRGSYPPFSVAVKGQKVVVKFNITSSSKVSHIIVDLITHLGLKAAQHGDGSEMLLRAWDSAVARQLTLNPPERMKEVEGGKLEDNFCVLIFESLVGPEYSEIEFIKRGSLSLKELDALVSALRLAGEKDANETSVKNPKSYSFREGNSHGSKRTPSVEKSVSALEAMGVRVYGLDETSGIPADGTIFWENIAGYDQQKREIEDTILLALQNPEVYDDIARGTRCKFESNRPRAVLFEGPPGTGKTSSARVIAKQAGVPLLYVPLEVIMSKYYGESERLLSSVFSLANELPDGAIIFLDEVDSFAVSRDSEMHEATRRILSVILRQIDGFEQEKRVVVIAATNRKEDLDPALISRFDSMIIFDLPDQPTREEIAAQYAKHLKKAELVQFALVTEEMSGRDIRDVCQQAERHWASKLIRGQAPRSVKGEPSLPPIEEYIKCAEERRKALAITVGTRRMSKSLALA from the exons ATGATCACGAAGCTTGCAAGGATCTCGCGCCTCGCAAGGGCCATCCTCCCATGGCGATTCGCCGCCGCAGCAACTCCCCACTTGTCGCCTCCCCCCTACCCCGTACCCTCGCAACGACCCCTCCCCCCTCCTC GGACACTGTTTGATCACCAACCCCGTCCACGCACGATTCCGAGAACGGATTCGTACTCGACGACCAAATCAAGCTTCTCGCGTTTTTCTTTTCTACCGGCCGTTTTCTTGATGGGAGCCGTTGGGTTTGGATCGGTGCAACTGGCTTATGCCGACGCTGATGAG GAAGGTTACACGCCTCATAGTGCACCGCCCCCTGTGAGTGGCGAGGATTTGGTCACtcaagagaggaagaagatagaAGATTTACTCAGAAGCAGAGGGATGCAACGCGGCTCATATCCGCCATTCTCTGTCGCCGTCAAGGGTCAGAAG GTTGTTGTGAAGTTCAACATTACTTCATCGAGCAAGGTGTCACATATTATTGTGGATCTCATCACACATCTTGGGCTTAAAGCTGCGCAGCATGGCGATGGCTCAGAAATGTTATTGCGTGCCTGGGACAG TGCAGTTGCACGACAGCTAACTCTGAATCCACCTGAAAGGATGAAAGAAGTTGAGGGAGGAAAACTAGAGGACAACTTTTGCGTTTTGATATTTGAGTCACTCGTTGGTCCAGAATATTCT GAGATTGAATTCATAAAGCGTGGTAGTTTGAGTTTGAAAGAGCTTGATGCATTGGTTAGTGCGCTACGATTAGCTGGTGAAAAGGATGCAAATGAAACTTCAGTAAAGAACCCAAAGAGTTACTCTTTCAGAGAGGGAAACAGCCATGGTTCTAAGCGAACGCCGTCTGTGGAAAAATCAGTGTCTGCATTAGAGGCCATGGGAGTTAGAGTTTACGGACTTGATGAAACCTCTGGCATTCCTGCAGACGGTACCATATTCTGGGAAAATATTGCTGGCTACGATCAGCAGAAACG GGAAATAGAGGACACCATACTTTTGGCATTGCAAAATCCTGAAGTATATGATGACATTGCACGTGGAACACGTTGCAAATTTGAGAGTAATCGGCCTCGAGCTGTTCTTTTTGAAGGTCCTCCAG GGACTGGTAAGACATCTTCTGCTCGAGTTATCGCGAAGCAAGCG GGAGTTCCACTTCTATATGTTCCACTGGAGGTCATTATGTCAAAATATTATGGTGAAAGTGAGCGCCTGTTAAGTTCTGTTTTTTCTCTTGCAAATGAGCTTCCTGATGGAGCCATAATTTTCCTGGATGAG GTTGATTCATTTGCTGTTTCACGGGATAGTGAAATGCATGAAGCTACAAGAAGAATTTTGTCAGTAATACTACGTCAG ataGATGGATTCGAGCAAGAAAAGCGAGTTGTGGTTATAGCTGCAACAAATAGAAAGGAGGACCTCGATCCTGCTCTTATCag CCGCTTTGATTCTATGATTATTTTTGACCTACCTGATCAACCAACACGAGAGGAAATAGCAGCCCAGTATGCAAAGCACTTAAAGAAAGCTGAATTAGTTCAATTTGCGTTAGTAACTGAAGA GATGTCTGGAAGAGATATCAGAGATGTGTGCCAACAAGCTGAAAGACATTGGGCGTCAAAG TTAATAAGAGGGCAAGCCCCAAGAAGTGTGAAGGGGGAACCAAGTCTTCCACCTATAGAAGAATATATTAAATGTGCCGAGGAACGTAGAAAGGCTCTGGCTATTACCGTCGGAACAAGAAGAATGTCCAAGTCTTTAGCACTTGCATGA
- the LOC109711488 gene encoding protein MSP1 isoform X2 gives MQRGSYPPFSVAVKGQKVVVKFNITSSSKVSHIIVDLITHLGLKAAQHGDGSEMLLRAWDSAVARQLTLNPPERMKEVEGGKLEDNFCVLIFESLVGPEYSEIEFIKRGSLSLKELDALVSALRLAGEKDANETSVKNPKSYSFREGNSHGSKRTPSVEKSVSALEAMGVRVYGLDETSGIPADGTIFWENIAGYDQQKREIEDTILLALQNPEVYDDIARGTRCKFESNRPRAVLFEGPPGTGKTSSARVIAKQAGVPLLYVPLEVIMSKYYGESERLLSSVFSLANELPDGAIIFLDEVDSFAVSRDSEMHEATRRILSVILRQIDGFEQEKRVVVIAATNRKEDLDPALISRFDSMIIFDLPDQPTREEIAAQYAKHLKKAELVQFALVTEEMSGRDIRDVCQQAERHWASKLIRGQAPRSVKGEPSLPPIEEYIKCAEERRKALAITVGTRRMSKSLALA, from the exons ATGCAACGCGGCTCATATCCGCCATTCTCTGTCGCCGTCAAGGGTCAGAAG GTTGTTGTGAAGTTCAACATTACTTCATCGAGCAAGGTGTCACATATTATTGTGGATCTCATCACACATCTTGGGCTTAAAGCTGCGCAGCATGGCGATGGCTCAGAAATGTTATTGCGTGCCTGGGACAG TGCAGTTGCACGACAGCTAACTCTGAATCCACCTGAAAGGATGAAAGAAGTTGAGGGAGGAAAACTAGAGGACAACTTTTGCGTTTTGATATTTGAGTCACTCGTTGGTCCAGAATATTCT GAGATTGAATTCATAAAGCGTGGTAGTTTGAGTTTGAAAGAGCTTGATGCATTGGTTAGTGCGCTACGATTAGCTGGTGAAAAGGATGCAAATGAAACTTCAGTAAAGAACCCAAAGAGTTACTCTTTCAGAGAGGGAAACAGCCATGGTTCTAAGCGAACGCCGTCTGTGGAAAAATCAGTGTCTGCATTAGAGGCCATGGGAGTTAGAGTTTACGGACTTGATGAAACCTCTGGCATTCCTGCAGACGGTACCATATTCTGGGAAAATATTGCTGGCTACGATCAGCAGAAACG GGAAATAGAGGACACCATACTTTTGGCATTGCAAAATCCTGAAGTATATGATGACATTGCACGTGGAACACGTTGCAAATTTGAGAGTAATCGGCCTCGAGCTGTTCTTTTTGAAGGTCCTCCAG GGACTGGTAAGACATCTTCTGCTCGAGTTATCGCGAAGCAAGCG GGAGTTCCACTTCTATATGTTCCACTGGAGGTCATTATGTCAAAATATTATGGTGAAAGTGAGCGCCTGTTAAGTTCTGTTTTTTCTCTTGCAAATGAGCTTCCTGATGGAGCCATAATTTTCCTGGATGAG GTTGATTCATTTGCTGTTTCACGGGATAGTGAAATGCATGAAGCTACAAGAAGAATTTTGTCAGTAATACTACGTCAG ataGATGGATTCGAGCAAGAAAAGCGAGTTGTGGTTATAGCTGCAACAAATAGAAAGGAGGACCTCGATCCTGCTCTTATCag CCGCTTTGATTCTATGATTATTTTTGACCTACCTGATCAACCAACACGAGAGGAAATAGCAGCCCAGTATGCAAAGCACTTAAAGAAAGCTGAATTAGTTCAATTTGCGTTAGTAACTGAAGA GATGTCTGGAAGAGATATCAGAGATGTGTGCCAACAAGCTGAAAGACATTGGGCGTCAAAG TTAATAAGAGGGCAAGCCCCAAGAAGTGTGAAGGGGGAACCAAGTCTTCCACCTATAGAAGAATATATTAAATGTGCCGAGGAACGTAGAAAGGCTCTGGCTATTACCGTCGGAACAAGAAGAATGTCCAAGTCTTTAGCACTTGCATGA
- the LOC109711488 gene encoding cell division control protein 48 isoform X3, which yields MAMAQKCYCVPGTVARQLTLNPPERMKEVEGGKLEDNFCVLIFESLVGPEYSEIEFIKRGSLSLKELDALVSALRLAGEKDANETSVKNPKSYSFREGNSHGSKRTPSVEKSVSALEAMGVRVYGLDETSGIPADGTIFWENIAGYDQQKREIEDTILLALQNPEVYDDIARGTRCKFESNRPRAVLFEGPPGTGKTSSARVIAKQAGVPLLYVPLEVIMSKYYGESERLLSSVFSLANELPDGAIIFLDEVDSFAVSRDSEMHEATRRILSVILRQIDGFEQEKRVVVIAATNRKEDLDPALISRFDSMIIFDLPDQPTREEIAAQYAKHLKKAELVQFALVTEEMSGRDIRDVCQQAERHWASKLIRGQAPRSVKGEPSLPPIEEYIKCAEERRKALAITVGTRRMSKSLALA from the exons ATGGCGATGGCTCAGAAATGTTATTGCGTGCCTGGGACAG TTGCACGACAGCTAACTCTGAATCCACCTGAAAGGATGAAAGAAGTTGAGGGAGGAAAACTAGAGGACAACTTTTGCGTTTTGATATTTGAGTCACTCGTTGGTCCAGAATATTCT GAGATTGAATTCATAAAGCGTGGTAGTTTGAGTTTGAAAGAGCTTGATGCATTGGTTAGTGCGCTACGATTAGCTGGTGAAAAGGATGCAAATGAAACTTCAGTAAAGAACCCAAAGAGTTACTCTTTCAGAGAGGGAAACAGCCATGGTTCTAAGCGAACGCCGTCTGTGGAAAAATCAGTGTCTGCATTAGAGGCCATGGGAGTTAGAGTTTACGGACTTGATGAAACCTCTGGCATTCCTGCAGACGGTACCATATTCTGGGAAAATATTGCTGGCTACGATCAGCAGAAACG GGAAATAGAGGACACCATACTTTTGGCATTGCAAAATCCTGAAGTATATGATGACATTGCACGTGGAACACGTTGCAAATTTGAGAGTAATCGGCCTCGAGCTGTTCTTTTTGAAGGTCCTCCAG GGACTGGTAAGACATCTTCTGCTCGAGTTATCGCGAAGCAAGCG GGAGTTCCACTTCTATATGTTCCACTGGAGGTCATTATGTCAAAATATTATGGTGAAAGTGAGCGCCTGTTAAGTTCTGTTTTTTCTCTTGCAAATGAGCTTCCTGATGGAGCCATAATTTTCCTGGATGAG GTTGATTCATTTGCTGTTTCACGGGATAGTGAAATGCATGAAGCTACAAGAAGAATTTTGTCAGTAATACTACGTCAG ataGATGGATTCGAGCAAGAAAAGCGAGTTGTGGTTATAGCTGCAACAAATAGAAAGGAGGACCTCGATCCTGCTCTTATCag CCGCTTTGATTCTATGATTATTTTTGACCTACCTGATCAACCAACACGAGAGGAAATAGCAGCCCAGTATGCAAAGCACTTAAAGAAAGCTGAATTAGTTCAATTTGCGTTAGTAACTGAAGA GATGTCTGGAAGAGATATCAGAGATGTGTGCCAACAAGCTGAAAGACATTGGGCGTCAAAG TTAATAAGAGGGCAAGCCCCAAGAAGTGTGAAGGGGGAACCAAGTCTTCCACCTATAGAAGAATATATTAAATGTGCCGAGGAACGTAGAAAGGCTCTGGCTATTACCGTCGGAACAAGAAGAATGTCCAAGTCTTTAGCACTTGCATGA
- the LOC109711450 gene encoding uncharacterized protein At1g04910-like, which produces MSIPSYISVTQKPISVKLKSPKQLHLLPSPRRASRLFLPLLAFLALLGISQVLLPPLPRAARRLDRGHTADDEEFWTWAQAGPPSVRPCLDFTEPYRAELQDGPRKYMMAIVSGGLNQQRNQVVDAVVIARIIGAVLVVPVLQVNQVWGDESEFEDIFDVGWFKETLKDDVRVVSSLPATHLMKRRVRAPVMPFDAGEDWVRSNYVNKLSTSSVLLLRAFDSRLAKNLTSDLQKLRCKVAFEALRFQPWIEELANRFVKRMKEEGPYVALHLRLEKDVWVRTGCHSGLGPQSDIVIANERASKPQFLTSRTKLTPQQRHIAGLCPLNANEISWMLEGLGASKNTRIYWAGGEPFGGPNALEPLRSQFPKLSNKWDLARPGELEGLKQKPSVLAAVDYEVCLKSQLFMASHGGNMARSLQGHRTYMGYGKPIRPNKRMLVRLFTNNALSDEEIKKNIKQIHTEPSDSALLSHANPNRDVIAFPIPHCMCTKEK; this is translated from the exons ATGTCGATCCCTTCCTACATTTCCGTCACGCAAAAGCCAATTTCCGTCAAGCTAAAGAGCCCGAAGCAGCTCCACCTGCTGCCGAGCCCGCGCCGCGCGAGCCGGCTCTTCCTTCCTCTCCTAGCCTTCCTCGCATTGCTCGGCATCTCGCAAGtgcttctccctcctctccctcgcGCCGCCCGCCGCCTCGACCGCGGTCACACCGCCGATGACGAGGAATTCTGGACGTGGGCCCAGGCGGGCCCGCCGAGCGTCCGGCCGTGCCTGGACTTCACCGAGCCATACCGCGCCGAGCTGCAGGACGGCCCGAGGAAGTACATGATGGCCATCGTGTCCGGCGGACTGAACCAGCAGAGGAATCAGGTCGTCGACGCGGTCGTGATCGCGAGGATCATCGGTGCGGTGCTCGTCGTGCCGGTGCTTCAGGTCAACCAAGTGTGGGGAGATGAAAG TGAGTTTGAGGACATATTTGATGTGGGATGGTTCAAGGAGACGTTGAAGGATGATGTAAGGGTGGTGTCGTCGTTGCCGGCGACGCACCTCATGAAGCGGCGGGTTAGAGCGCCGGTGATGCCCTTCGACGCCGGCGAGGACTGGGTCCGGAGCAACTACGTGAACAAG CTCAGCACGAGCAGTGTCTTGCTTCTTCGAGCTTTTGATTCGCGACTCGCCAAGAACCTTACCTCTGATCTACAGAAGCTAAGATGCAAG GTTGCTTTTGAAGCTTTAAGATTCCAACCATGGATTGAAGAGCTTGCAAATAGGTTTGTGAAGAGGATGAAAGAGGAAGGTCCATATGTGGCCCTACATCTGAGGCTAGAAAAGGATGTATGGGTGAGAACAGGTTGCCATTCAGGCCTCGGACCGCAATCGGATATCGTGATCGCAAATGAACGGGCCTCGAAGCCCCAATTTTTAACTTCGCGCACCAAGCTCACACCGCAACAGCGCCACATTGCTGGTCTTTGCCCCCTCAATGCCAATGAGATCTCATG GATGCTCGAAGGGCTCGGAGCGTCGAAAAACACGAGGATCTATTGGGCCGGAGGAGAGCCCTTTGGGGGTCCAAATGCGCTCGAGCCGCTTCGATCACAATTCCCCAAATTATCCAACAAATGGGACCTGGCCCGGCCCGGCGAACTCGAGGGTCTAAAGCAAAAGCCATCTGTTCTTGCTGCAGTAGACTATGAAGTGTGTCTCAAGAGCCAGCTCTTCATGGCTAGTCATGGAGGAAACATGGCTCGTTCACTGCAG GGGCATCGAACTTATATGGGCTACGGTAAGCCGATCAGGCCAAACAAGAGGATGTTAGTGCGTTTATTCACAAACAACGCATTAAGCGATGAAGAGATTAAGAAGAATATAAAGCAAATACATACGGAGCCCTCGGATTCAGCATTATTATCTCATGCTAATCCAAATCGAGACGTAATTGCTTTTCCTATCCCACACTGTATGtgtacaaaagaaaaataa
- the LOC109711292 gene encoding uncharacterized protein LOC109711292 → MSFLAGRLAATEGAFFLQESKNAAGRLAQKLPHPSSSAAVASSASVADAADVLPEILRHSLPLHGSSAAAAAAAADPSIATASKWLLPRTSPSPSSGASPDALNPLRAYVSLPQATFGRKRWQLPDEHPHYSASTANELRQDRYPPVDSEKLKAAIAGYSQIGKAFVIATTMVFGGAAVLFLYTARKLQLHSTDDIRTKGRDVIQPGADVLREQMIPLRTWAEKMSRKWHFQQGKEAKERTIVKELSKAFGARTSN, encoded by the exons ATGAGCTTCCTGGCCGGGAGATTGGCGGCGACGGAGGGCGCCTTCTTCCTCCAGGAATCCAAGAACGCCGCCGGCCGCCTCGCCCAGAAGCTTCCTCAtccctcttcctccgccgccgtcgcctcctccgcctccgttGCCGACGCCGCCGACGTTCTCCCGGAGATCCTCCGCCACTCCCTCCCCCTACAtggctcctccgccgccgccgccgccgccgccgccgacccctCCATCGCCACCGCCTCCAAATGGCTCCTCCCCCGtacctccccctccccctcctccggcGCTTCCCCCGACGCCCTAAACCCTCTCCGCGCTTACGTTTCCCTCCCCCAGGCCACCTTCGGCCGCAAAAG ATGGCAACTCCCAGATGAACACCCTCATTATTCGGCGTCGACAGCTAACGAACTGCGACAGGATCGATACCCTCCTGTTGACTCCGAGAAGCTGAAGGCGGCGATAGCAGGGTACTCGCAGA TTGGGAAGGCATTTGTGATTGCAACGACAATGGTCTTCGGAGGTGCAGCAGTCTTATTTCTCTACACGGCTCGTAAGCTACAACTGCATAGT ACTGATGATATCAGAACTAAAGGGAGAGATGTAATCCAGCCTGGAGCTGATGTATTGAGGGAGCAAATGATTCCGCTACGGACTTGG GCTGAGAAAATGTCGAGGAAGTGGCATTTTCAACAGGGGAAAGAAGCTAAAGAGAGGACTATTGTCAAGGAACTTTCAAAAGCATTTGGTGCTAGGACATCCAACTGA